A segment of the Manihot esculenta cultivar AM560-2 chromosome 13, M.esculenta_v8, whole genome shotgun sequence genome:
atttgtttatgtgtgggacacccaactgatcaatgtcccacactccaagaagaccatcagCAAGCCAACGccattgggaggtacaacaaccagcctagatatgatccatactccaacacctataatccaggttggagagaccatcccaatttcagctatggaaagggCAACACTAATCAGAATCACCAAGGTTACCAAAGAagccaagtccaaccagcacctccagtggacaataacactatgaatgaagtagtgaagaccttgcaaatgatacaacaacagataggacaaatggccacctccataaacagattggaaactcaaggaaagttgccatcccGAACTAAGGCAAATCCCAAAaaaaatgtaagtgccattactttgagaagtgggaaagaacttcaagatgcaaAATTTgaggatgtaacgacccgaaaatcggacagctaccggcgctaggatccgggttgacttaaggccgccgggacccgtagcaagcctaacatgcatcctgcgaacctgcttaatcccatacatgatcagcaacatacataaaaattaaaacttttctttccatatacatcaaccaaactcaacctgggCATATACATACTTAACATAATcttaacattgatccctcaatgggatctcatcagtgcccccaatgggtgacacaacatatgctgagttggtttacataaatgacataaaataaccaagatcatgtattaaaagggattacaacatctatggtcaagcacacctctaatcatccataaacatcattacataactatactgtacttaagacattacattacaatccgatcatgtccattgctagctattacataaacatgacttctttactctatccggactcccgctctatactgtacctgcaagcctgggggtaaagggagaggggtgagctaaaagcccagtgagtaggactataaaacatattaacactatgctccaatgaaatgcatcataacacagacaattcacacaagggttgggtgaacttgtcaccaattagtccaagttaacatagtgccaggccgtagcatggggtcctggtcttcctgtcataacatacattacttaccatttccccagggcctcctttgagctcctggtcttcgagtctcataaccgtgccaggccgtcgaatggggtcctggtctttccttacatagtgtcaggccgtagcatggggtcctggtcttcctgtcatggactaattgggtcatccaatattcacccacatcaacaacaatcgatgcaatgcggcatattcgtggaaactaatgcaatcatcctattgcataatcgtgatgcatgaaacatgataaaacatttaatttaaaagattaagtttagttccactcacctctggctgactctgacaacaccgaagcagctgaactcactgctggggtcctcggttcctcgggtccaaacctacacaggtggactcaaatgagagaccaaacatacctgaacataactataaactactccccaaaaaccccctaaaacatcatgaaaacatcatagaagaacatgcatgaaatggctggacagggcactttcggcggcaggttcggcggccgaaagtcccagacagatccgaaagtcctctttcgggggcaagcttcggcagccgaatgctgcctcctcaagggggttcggctgccgaacctggtttctcccaaatgggcagaaactaggttcaaacgaacctcttgcctcccaaaacctcaaatcatgcataaacttgttctacaacatgcatacttatcatacatcacacctaggggtctcaaactatcatataccccaactacaacacttcaaacgcacacaatcaacatacattgatcaaaaccatcatcaaaacccataaactcaacatataacctaacatgcatttctacccatagatcttgcataaaacttatttaaaacacataaggagcttaagatcggctcttacctcttgaagatcgagagggagacgacctaaacttggagatccacgaaaatgagctcctgagttcccaaagctccaaaacttgtttcaaagttcaaaaccttcaatgcaagcttaaaactcaagaaaaatggtggggatttgaaggaagaacactagatttggaagagggaggtcggaagctagctgtggtcgaaaatgggagaaagctcgcccatttcggccaagtgacccttttataggtggctggccaggccacgttcgggggccgaaagtgcttccgcatgcatgccatgttcggcggccgaacttgactttcggcggccgaacctgggttttcctccaaggacttttcatgcaaaaactcattttcgttcatgcttaaaacataaaacacattaaaacatttcataaaaacatggttttaccctactagaggcttccgacatccgagattccaccggacggtaggaattccgataccggagtctagccgggtattacattctcccccccttaagaacattcgtccccgaatgttcctcaactagctcatgcaaagcatacaacatattatacacataaaacacatagagactaaccttaaaagagatgaggatattgccggagcatagactcccgtgtctcccaagtacattcttccaaattgtggtggttccaaaggactttcaccatcgggatttccttgttccttagctttctgatctgggtgtctaggatccgtactggctgctcaacataggtgagatcctcttggatctccatatcaggctcactaagaaccttgtccgaatctgacacaaatttcctcaacatagaaacatggaaaaccggatggattctctccattgaagcaggtaaatccagcttgtacgatacattcccaatcttttgcaagacttcaaaaggtccgatgtaccgcggagccagcttacccttcatcccgaaccgaaccactcctttcattggagacaccttgagcaataccagatcccctcctgaaactctactagccttctgcggatgtctgcataactcttctgtctgcttgcagcagtcttgattctttctttgattaagggtaccaccctgctggtgatctctactagctcaggccctgccaaagccttttctccaacttcttcccagcaaacggtgacctgcacttccttccatataaagcttcatatggagccatcccaatgctagcatgatggctgttattgtaggcaaactccaccaaaggtagatgctgcctccaagaaccgccaaagtccagcacacacattctcagcatatcttctatggtttggatggtcctctctgactgtccgtctgtctgtggatggaaggcagtgctgaaatccaatctggtacccatggcatcctgcagactccgccaaaacctggaggtgaactggggtcctctatctgacactatagaaataggaaccccatgcagtctgactatctcttcaacatacacctgcgccaacttgtccacagagtagccactcctgacagggatgaagtgagtagatttggtgagtctgtccacaatcacccatatggagtccaatctgttggacgtcgccggtaaccccactacgaagtccatagctatattctcccatttccactctggaataggtagcgggttaagcattccagccggcttctgatgttccagcttcaccctctgacacacttcgcaggctgacacaaactgtgccacttctctcttcatagctggccaccaataaacctttttcagatcctgatacatcttggtggctccggggtgaatgctgtatcttgcattatgagcctctctcataatgtctccttttagccctatgtcatctggtacacacaaatgactcccatagcggaggatccccttattgtcaaatctgaactcactgtccttgcctgactgaacagtcctggcaatcttcactaactctgggtcctcatgctgtttctgagccacctgctccagaaacacgggtgtcactttcatctgagcaaccaaggcacctgtaccagacaactccaactgtagaccttcctcaatgagcttgtaaaactccttcaccactggtctcctctctgtcgtgatgtgggatagactacctagtgacttccggcttagggcgtctaccacgacattcgccttacccagatggtactgaatcttgcaatcatagtcactcagcagctctacccatctcctctgtctcaagttcaaatctctttgactcaggatgtattgcaggctcttatgatctgtaaagatctcacattttaccccatagaggtagtgcctccacatcttgagtgcaaagattactgctgccatttcaaggtcatgtgtggggtaattcaactcatgcttctttagttgcctcgaagcataagcaatcaccctctcattttgcatcagtacacaacccagtcccacgcgggacgcatcacaaaagactgtaaagtcctcatcactagatggcagagctaaaactggtgctgaagtcaacctcttcttaagctcttcaaaactctcttcgcattggtcagtccacagaaacttttgattcttcctggttaatctagtcagaggagttgctattttcgagaagtcctgaacgaacctcctgtagtaacctgccaaacccaagaaactcctgatctccgttactgaagtgggtctaggccagttagccacagtttctgtcttcttggggtctacctcaataccattctctgacactacatgccccaagaacgaaatgctcctcagccagaactcacacttagagaacttggcatacaagccatgttccctcaaggtctgtagaaccaacctcagatgatgggcatgctcctctgcattcctggaatacactaggatatcatctatgaagataataacgaagtgatccaggtattggctaaacactctgttcatgagatccatgaatgctgcaggggcgttggttaacccgaacggcattacaaggaactcaaaatgcccatatctggtcctgaaagctgtctttggcacattctctgatcctcagctggtggtacccagatctcagatctattttggaaaaacaacccgctcctgctagctggtcgaatagatcgtcgatccttggcaaagggtacttgttcttggtagtgactttgttcaactgcctgtagtcgatacaaagtctaagagatccatccttctttctcacgaacaaaactggagcaccccagggtgaggtactcggtcggatgaagcccttgtctaccagctcctgcaactgctccttcaactctttcaattctgctggcgccatcctgtagggagggatagagatcggtcgggttccaggcatcagttctatctcgaactctatctccctagcaggtggtaaacctggcagctcgtctgggaacacatctaagaactctctaaccactggcaccgaggcgggctctctaacctgaccactaagctctctcacatgagccaaatacccctgacatcccctcctgagcaacctacgagcctgaagagctgatatcagacctctaggtgtacccctcctgtctcctctgaagacaacctcagacccatcctgacctctgaacctgactaccttgtccctgcagtccaaggtagcaccatgggtagataaccagtccatccctagaatgacgtcaaaatctgtcaaatctagaaccactaggtcggcggacaagcatcttccctcaacaaacacaggactacactggcagactgactctgccactgatggatcacacttgggtccactgacccagagaggacactctaacccagaagtcatcagatctaacctccccacggctctcggagcaataaaagaatgagatgcactagggtccatcaaggcatacacatctgaacaaccaataattaagttacctgccaccacggtgttagatgcatctgcctcctgctgtgtcattgtgaagatccgtactggagctgatggaccttcacctctgaaacccgctgaagaagaggctgctcctctccttctgcctctgccactggcctgagtcatggctggagctgctggctgcgctacactgcttgaggctgtctgctgggactgagccatcgggactgctcttggacaatctcgcgccatatgcccctcctgaccacatctgaaacaggcattcgtcccaaaccgacatactcccctgtgtggcttaccacacttcgcacaaactgcattgtccgcaccagagcttgagccactcccaaatcccagactggacttgactttattccagaacttattcttcatACCCTTggacttaccccatctcttactgcctgaagctgttgcactcagagtagagggatctaatcttcccccacccggagttttagaaccaaaaggctgtgccactgtctgtttaactgccccctgaatgatggcattggcctccattttcctagccatatctactatggcatggaagctctcccggtccacggactgaatcaaggaggaatacctggaatgaagcttcatgacatacctccttgacttcttcgaatctgtgtccagactctgcccagcaaaaggcaacagctccaagaatctgtcggtgtactcctctacactcatatcctctgtttgcctcaactgttcaaactctatcatcttcagctctcttgaactatcgggaaaagcccaacctgcaaactcgtttgcaaactcttcccaagacatgctgtccactctcgggttcacataattcttgaaccactctcgtgccttcttgcacttaagcgtgaacccagccatctgaatggctctgctgtcatcagcccctaactcctctgtaatagtcttgaccctctcaagatacacaaacgggtcatcacctgactcaaactggggagcacccagcttcatatattcagtcatcttgaccttgctcccactggctgagctaggtctagaaggttgagcaactggggctgctggttctgtaggtggtggagatggtgcaacattttctgaggtagggtttgctggatttggatagtaaggtgggggtggatacattgggtactatgagtatggtgggtagtatggtgggtatggcatctgtgtggaataaggggtgaaactagggtaatccgatgtacctcccatcgaatacccgggatgttgtgagaagtgtgggtagtagggtggctgaacaaatcccgaggcctgagtgcctccttgggactctcccataccttcctccgacatgctaactcccaaactgccatccctcctctgctctacatccatctggTCCCCCACTTCCTCTGACAATccgccctgaactgttcctctaactgatctgctcctacccagatccaaagacctcctagggtctcttgctgccctttctctgctagacctactagacattgccctaggcaatgctgaaggacgggcgctcatgccctcatcctcaggtggtactccagtcaatctcgctgatcgacgagttcccctcatcctgttttctgaaaaacagcacacatagcacaaacattagcaccatatggttcatgtgagcacacatgaacccgcatcacacatcacatatcatagcatatcattaatgcacatgcatattatcatggcatttcacatcatcatgtaagacaggactccacatcctatcctagtggacatgatcattcctattgtgcttgaccttctataacatctatgagcccgaaagtgctggacagggcactttcggcggcaggttcggcggccgaaagtcccagacagatccgaaagtcctctttcgggggcaagcttcggcagccgaatgctgcctcctcaagggggttcggctgccgaacctggtttctcccaaatgggcagaaactaggttcaaacgaacctcttgcctcccaaaacctcaaatcatgcataaacttgttctacaacatgcatacttatcatacatcacacctaggggtctcaaactatcatataccccaactacaacacttcaaacgcacacaatcaacatacattgatcaaaaccatcatcaaaacccataaactcaacatataacctaacatgcatttctacccatagatcttgcataaaacttatttaaaacacataaggagcttaagatcggctcttacctcttgaagatcgagagggagacgacctaaacttggagatccacgaaaatgagctcctgagttcccaaagctccaaaacttgtttcaaaagttcaaaaccttcaatgcaagcttaaaactcaagaaaaatggtggggatttgaaggaagaacactagatttggaagagggaggtcgaaaGCTAGCTGTGGtcaaaaatgggagaaagctcgcccatttcggccaagtgacccttttataggtggctggccaggccacgttcgggggccgaaagtgcttccgcatgcatgccatgttcggcggccgaacttgactttcggcggccgaacctgggttttcctccaaggacttttcatgcaaaaactcattttcgttcatgcttaaaacataaaacacattaaaacatttcataaaaacatggttttaccctactagaggcttccgacatccgagattccatcggacagtaggaattccgataccggagtctagccgggtattacagaggagGAAAAGCAAGTTGAACCAAAGCGTACATCATCTGAGACACCCTCTGCACAACATCCAAGgcgatctgaagcctcttcatcACAATCCGCAGCTCCTCCTGCGCAAAAGACTGACCCAAAGGTaagctttcacattccacctccttttcccaagagatttgaaagaacacaaaaagaaaaggaagaaaaggagatccttgtcactttcagaaaagtacaaatcaatatacctctgtTAGATGTtattaagcagattcccaggtacgctaaatttctgaaagaactttgcactaaTAGGAGAAAGTTTgcagagagagaaaaagtaagtgtaggtgaggttgtgactgctgttattaaaagagaactccctactaaatgcaaagacaaaggtatgttcgctatctcttgcaaaattgggaatgttggtataaggaaagccatgtgtgatcttggtgcatccataaatgtcatgcctctctccatctataaatctctcaatgcatgtgcactcaaagaaacaagagttgtgattcaactagctgatagatctgtagtatatctcataggtgttctagaagatgtgtcagTCCAAGTAAATgagcttgtctttcctgctgatttttatgtgattgatactaaggaagataattgcaatgctagttctgatatacttcttggacgtcctttcttgagtactgctaggactaagattgatgtgcatgatgggactctcactatggaatttgaaggggaagtcattaaatataatgtctatgattctatgaaatatccacatgatatgtcccatgtttatggtcttgatattgttgactgcttgagccaggaaatttttgacaaaaatcaagatgatattcttaacagtgatttctgcagagatactgATCAGGTACAAATTGAGAGCCAGacagagccaaaactgaaagaaactgtttGTAGCATCCAGCAGATAGTTTACAGTCAAGCACAGAACGAGGGAAACTCCCTCCAGAAGGATGCACAGAAGAGCCTTGCGCCATCTGAAACACCTTCATGCGCAACTCTTCAGCTCCCAATGCAAAGCTCACCCGCGAATCCTCGTCTGCAGTCCAGTTTTGCGCACAAGGAGCCCCCTAAGGCCAGTCCTGCACAAGGTAAACAATCTAAAACCCTTTCTGACAAGATTCCAATacaagcaagctcttctagTCCTCCTTTGCAACACCCTCCTAAATCTGAAGAATGTAAGGATGAtctccttgaacaaatcttccttgtccaatctgatgaaccatggtacgcagacatggtgaactacTTAGCTACAGGTAACTtgtcttctgacatgccaaagcacaccaaagacaaaataaagaaagatgccaaatactatgtttgggatgaaccatatttgtggaaacattgtgctgaccaaatgataaggagatgtatcccagaccaagaaatagcttctGTTCTTACTTTTtgccattcatatagttgtggtggacactttggtccgagaaagactgctcataaaatacttgaaagtggcttgttttggcccactatttttcgagatgcttttctgttttgcagatcttgtgctaggtgtcaacaaactggaaatctgagcaaaaggAATCAAATgtcacagaaccccatcatggtctgtgaggtgttTGATGTATGGGGTATAGATTTCATGGGCCctttcccaccatcctttggatacacttacatcattcttgcagtggattatgtatccaagtgggtggaagctagagcaacaaagactgatgatgccaaggcagtgatagactttgtgaaaaccaacatctttgccagacatggagtgccaaaggcaatcatcagtgatagagggacccacttttgcaacaaggtagtagaa
Coding sequences within it:
- the LOC122721551 gene encoding uncharacterized protein LOC122721551, yielding MKYPHDMSHVYGLDIVDCLSQEIFDKNQDDILNSDFCRDTDQVQIESQTEPKLKETVCSIQQIVYSQAQNEGNSLQKDAQKSLAPSETPSCATLQLPMQSSPANPRLQSSFAHKEPPKASPAQGKLRSRWIGPFIVEHVYPHGAVDIKSIETGKIFKVNGHRLKPYYEGFSVQVVEEIPLSRSE